The stretch of DNA ACTGACGGAATATTCGTCAGTATaaaaaaaaactgacggaatatccgtcagtatatTCAAAAGACTGAGGGAATATCCGTCACTGACACCTTTATCAGGAAAATAATGCAGAAACTTTACACGTCACACTATATGGAcaagtgacggaatttccgtcagttttatacgattactgacggaatatccgccAGTGCCTCAATTATTGTGCCACCTTGTCACAACAGAATCAAAATTATTATTGAcccactgacggaatatccgtcagttttatctaaatactgacggaaattccgtcagttataCTAAATGCTTTCCAGCTGTACTCCAATTTTGCGTGTGAAAcccactgacggatattccgtcaggattAAGGAATTACTGACGGGATATCCGTCACAGCTtttttggcgcctttgacttggtcaacgcgccCATAGATACTGACAGGATATCCGTCAGGAAACGTTACTGACGGtaattccgtcacaaatccgtcagtAACCTGTGTTTTTTGACGGtctcttttttccgtcggtagggccgtcaCTAACCCGCGTTTTTTTTGTAGTGGCTTTACCCAAGAAGGAAGTCTGATACCACTTGCAATGTACTAGAATTATGTCGCAAACTTGATATGAATTCCAGGAATTAATTCGAGGAAAACTGGAAACAACTATAGGATTCTTGAAATGGAAGAGAATCGAATTGTTGTTATTATTCCTGACAATCGAATGATTACACGATTTACAGAAATTACAGAAggtttagagagagaaagctaGAAAGAAATGTTTGTAGatgatgatgaatgaatgaattctaACAATCTCTAACAACCTATTTAAAGACTTGCTTAACTTTTTTTCCCGCCAAAATTCTCTAACTGAATCTGTTAGAGCTTGGGTTTTCCAGCTGGTTGCCAACTGTCACCAGCTCTTATTTATTCTAAATTCCCCTTTATTACACATTTTTTAAGCCAAGGGTAAGCAAATGAAAATCTATGGATAAGTATTTCGATGAGCTTTATCTactgaaaaaataaattaaatagatTCATGTTGATGAACTTTGATTATATTAGGCTATATggttaaaataattaaaataaagataaaatCAATGGAAAATCCCTCTAAATCTTAATGAAACAATGAAATCATGTTGCGAATTTGACTCGCTACTAAAATACATTTATAGTTGTCAAAAATTTACTTTAAAAATATTAATTGGGAAAAAAACATTTGTTTCATTATGCAGTGATAAATAGTTCATACTAATATTATTTATCGGCATAGCCGTCTTAGCATAGTGGTTGACATATATATTTCAACTAATACTATTTACCAACATAACCAGCCGTCTTAGCTCAGTGGTAGAGCGCGTGGCTTTTAACCACGTGGTCGTGAGTTCGATCCCCACAGACGGCATTTTTATAAATAGAAGAGATCTAAACATTAGAAAAATTAAGGTCGGGTTACCATGCTCAGTCTTCTCTTGTCCTCTTGTCCAGTGAAGAACTTGTTTCAGTCATCTGAAATCATTTTAGGACTGGAAGCTTCAAGTAGCATAAATGGAATTTGACTATAAACAAAATGCTGTGAAACTACACATTACAATgttaaactaaaataattatctAGCATTTTTTTTCGAGAAtaaaaaatccttttttttaaCTTGAAACATATAAATACACAATCACCCGtttatcaaacaattcacccgtttcatggatggatggatgacggatgggttggatgagATATTAAAGTGACGGATGGATGACAGATGAGGCTTCACCGACTGAACACGATCCATGGTATGTCCTCGGGTAAGCTTActtcacttgaatattgttatGCCTAGTGATAAAGGACGTTAACAACATCTTATCAAACACTGAATCCATTACGCACCTTATTTCTGAATTCCTAACAAACAACCAAAATGGCGTAAAAGGAAGAGGTACCAATACAAACGTGCACAACACAAGTACACAACCACTACAACTACATGCCCATTTGGTCAATCCTAATCGCCTCTACTCCAAATAAAAAATCCTTCCAGCCGTGATAATACAATGCCCACAGGGCTATAACATCGTGCACCACACCTTACTACCTTAGTCATTATCCTACTTTTTTCAGATTTTGCTCCTTTTTTAAAGCAAGAGCAAACAAAAATCTAGAGGATGCTTTCGGAAGCGCTTAGTTTTACGTTGTTAGCTTGTGATCTCGTGCAGTGGTAAACCACCTATCTTAAGAGCGAGTCTAAAGATTTACCTTACAAACACATGATTACTTATGGATACGAGTATAGAGCCAAAACACTGGTGGATCATGACCTTTTATCTTCTCCTTCTGATCTATCCATCGTACCAAGATTTAGTCTTAGCTTTATTGACTAATGCATCCTTACGACTAGCCCATATTATTGTGCATTTCTAGTGTCTTAGAAATAGGATCTTGGAAAGTCTTACAAGTATTGCTCAAAAGTGATAACTTCCCATTTTTATAAAAGGATGGTTAGTAGCAAGGGGACATAAAAACAATAGGCCTCAGAATTAGTCATATTAGGTGGACTATTTTCAAATTTCACCACCCTTTCATTCAACTCCTTGGTTAACGAACCCTTTGGAACATTAATCGGGTTCCAGTGGTCTTTAAAATGGTTGACCCAATAAAATTTATATTACATCATCGGTCTCATGTGTCATATCTAAAACATAAAAATCATGGAAAAACCAATTGATCAACCATCACATTCACCGTGACTTCCCTAGGATGAACACTAACCCAATTTGCAAAAGGTATCACAATTCTAGTACTCTTCAATGCGTGTGGATCCTCTCCAGAGGGTTCAGTTCCTTCATTAATCAAGTGACAGATGGGGAAGGCCAAATAAAGGGTTGAGGTGAAGTTTATACTCAACATCATTAGCTCATCTTCCCCATCCTTACAAATTACCATCGACTCCTAAAACGCCATCAACAACCATCATCATCATACAACACCTACACGCACTACCTGAAGCCATTTGCAGTATCTAAAATCACCGACTTCCTACCCAAACAAACAGCCCATTAAAAATGGGCTTCCTTCATTTCCACCATTATCACAATGAAATTCATAGTACATCTTCAACAAGAAACCAAATTCATAATACCAATACACCTTGCCACCCCACAATCACCCATCCCCGAGATCCACCTTCTTTATTACTTGGAAAGGTCCGAAATATCTAGGAGAAAGCTTTGCACATGACCTGTAAACCACAGACATTTGTCTGTATGGTTGAAGCTTCACATAGACTAGATCCCCAACAATAAACTGTCTGTCCACTCTCCCTTTATCAGACTGTGCCTTCATTTAATCTTGAGCCCTCTTTAAATGAAATTGCACCATTTTGATACACTCCTCTCTACCAACCAGGCTTCTGTCTACAGCTGCCACTCTACTATCTCCCAGGACATAAGGAATGTGAATGGCTGGGGATTGACCATAGACAATCTGATAAGGAGTTGTCTGAGCAGAGGAATGAAAATTTGTATTGTACCACCACTCAGCAAGGGGTATCCATTGGGCCCACTCCTTTGGCTTCTCTCCTGTCATGCACCTCAAATAAGTTTCAGGGCATTTGTTGACCACCTCAGATAGACCATCAGTTTGAGGATGATAGCAGGTTGACATGTGTAAGTCAACTTGCTGCAACCTGAATAGCTCAGTCCAAAATCTGCTGATAAAAACCTTATCCCTATCACTCACAATAGTCTTAGGTAAGCCATGCAACCTGAATACTTGATCAAAAAAGACCTGGGCTACTTTCTCAGCAGAAAATGGATGACTTAGTAGTATAAAATGAGCATACTTACTAAGCCTGTCCACCACTACCAATATAGAGTCATTGCCTTGAGATTTTGGTAACCCTtccacaaaatccatggaaatgtcCACTTATATTGCTCCAGGAATAGGCAGTGGTTGTAACAAACCAGCAGGGGGCTGGAGTAATGGTTTACACCTTTGACAAGTGTGGCATTGTCTAACATAATTCCTAActcccttttctattttcttCCAGTAAAATAACTCAGAAATTCTCTTAACTGTAGCCTGTACACCAGAATGACCTTCTACTGGTGACTCATGGAATAGAGCAATAATTTTCTTTCTTAAATTTCGTCATTTCCAACCATTAATCTACCTTTTCTCCTTAATTCACCTTGATTCCAAGTATAATGGGCCTTAGCTTGACCCCCATCAATTTGTTGAATCTCAACCGTTGTAGCTAAGCATCCTGATCCCAACTAGCCTTTACTAAAGCTAATAATTATGTATGTATAGTAGAGATAACCATTGCCATTAACTCTGATATGGTCACCCTTGATAAGGCATCAGCTGCACCATTTTCTACCCATTTCCTATATACAACTCATAATCTAGCCCCATAAGTTTTGGCATGCATTTGCTTTGAAATGAGGTAGTTATTTTCTGTCCCAACCAATATTTAAGACTAAAGTGATCTTTTTTTATCTTGAAGTGCCTCCCAATCAAATATGGTCTCCATTTTTCCACTGCAAAGACAACAGCTAATAATTCCTTCTCATATGTGGAGAGAGCCTGGTTCCTTTGTGAAAATGCCTTACTAATAAAGGCTAAAGGATGACCTTCTTGACTGAGTACATCCCCATCCCAGTTCCTGATGCATCTGTCTCAACTGTAAATTCCTTAGAAAAAATCAGGTAAAGCCAACAAGGGAGCATTTGTCGTGGCTGTTTTCAATTTCTCAAATGCCACAGTGGCCTCCTCGGTCCAAGTAAAACCAGTTTTGTAAAGTAAATTGGTCAGAGGTTTACTTATTAACCCATACCACCTGATGACTTTCCTGTAATAACCAGTCAGGCCCAAGAAACCCTTTAATTCCTTGATATTTTTAGGTACAGGCCACTCCACCATGGCTTGAATCTTGGTTGGGCAGTACTAACCCCTTTATCACAGATAATATAACCCAAGTATTCAATACTTGTACTCCCAAAGGAACACTTAGACATTTTTGCAAATAATGTGTGCTGTCTAAGGATTTCAAAAGCAAGTCTGAGATGTTGCACATGCTGAGTAATATCTTTGCTGTATATTAGAATGTCATCAAAGAAAACTAAGATGAATTTCCTCAAGTAAGGTTTGAATATTGAGTTCATCAAATGCTGAAATGTGGAGGGTGCATTAGTTAGGCCAAAAGGCATAACCAAAAACTCATAATGACCTTCATGGGTTCTAAAAGCAGTTTTGGGAATGTCTCTTGGATGCATCCTAATTTGCCAGTAACCTGATCTTAGGTCAATTTTTGAAAAAATAGCAGCTCCATGCAACTCATCCAACAACTCCTCAATAACAGGCATGGGAAACGTATCCCTTATTATACTCTTATTTAATTCCCTATAGTCCACGCAGAGTCTCCAAGTACCATCTTTCTTTTTAACCATCACAATTGGAAAAGAGAATGGACTTTGACTAGGCCTTACTACTCCTGGCTCCAACATCTCATTCACAATCTGTTCAATAGCATCTTTCTGAACCACGGGATACCTATATGGCCTCAAGTTGACTGGTGCTATACCCTCTTTTATGTGAATTTGATGATCATGTTCCCTATGTTGGGGTAAGGTGGTGGGTTCCTTAAAGACATCCTCAAATTCCTGAAGAAGACCCTGAATTATGGGGTCAACATATGACCCTTCCATGTTGGTGCACTCAAGTAAGGGATAAGCTCTCATGGCAAATAACTGAGCACCAGGTGGCTGTTTTGCTAAAGTGGTCTGCATTTGCTTGGCAGACACCCATTGCAATGTTCGACTCTGACAACCCCTCAACACATGTTTCCTTTTCTGAACAGTAAACTCCATTCTGATTTGTTTGAAGTCCCAAAGAACTGGTCCCAAGGACTCAAGCCACTGAATGCCTAGCACCATTTCACAACCTCCCAGTGGTACTAACTTAACATCAGTAGCAAATCCATGCCCCTGAATATGCCATTTAAACCCTTGACACATAGATTTTGAAATTATAGTCTCCCCATTTGCTACAGTCACCATAAAAGGACAAGTGCTTTTAATTTGACACCCAAGCTTGTGTGTAGTGGTTGTGTCTAGGAAGTTATGAGTGCTTCCAGAATCTATCAGAATGTGAATAGGGTTCCCCTTCATCTTACCAGTTACTCTCATAGTCTGATAACTGGCATTCCCATGAATAACATTAAGTGAAATTAAGGGTGGAACAGTGTCTTCTTGCCAATACTGAACAGACTGGACAGACTGCTCAAGTCCTTCAGCTAACCCCTCTCCCGAGTCAGAACCATCCCCTTCGTCTGCTTCCAAGGTCAGAACCTGGATACTATGTAATTGTGTTGTGCATTTATGATTGGGGGCCCAAGTTTCATTACAATTAAAATACAAGTTTTTTGCTCTCCGTTCCTGCACCTCTTTTTTACTCAACTCTGCTGACTTAATTTTTTGAAAGGCATTTTTTGTGGAATTATTGGAATGTTGTGTAGTTGAAAAAAAATTTGGTGTAAAAGATGGAGAATTCTGTTTTGGTTGAAAGGGAACAAAAGGTTTTTCAAGAATGGGTCTATTATGTGAATTAGAATGATGTCTCTTACGAATTGAAGCCAATGTGTTTTCTTGTAATCTGGCCAAAGAATATGCTTCTGCTAGAGATTAGGGTTTGAACATTCTGACCGTGCTCTGTATGTCAGTATCAAGACCCTTAAGAAAACAACTGATTGCCTGTTTTTCAGTTAAGTCAGTTCTATTTAGGATGCTGTCAAATTGATCCTGATAATTTTCTACTGAACCTTTTTGTCTTAAGTTCATGATTTCAGCAGTGGGATCATCATAAGGGGATGTGCCAAACCTAAGTAATATTGCAGCCTTATAATCTGACCAAGTAGGCCAGTCACCAATGGGTCTGGTCTTCATTAAAGATTGGTGCCACAACAAAGCTTTACCCTCTAAATGGATGGATACCAATTTAACTCTAATGTTTCCAGAGGTTGAATCGACTTCAAAGACTTGTTCGACTTTATACAACCACCCCTGAATATCATCCCCCCAAAACTTAGGAAATTCGATTTTAGAAAAACGAGCAAAATtggaattagggttagggtttattTGAATACCTCCATTAAGAATTCCTCTGTGATTATTACCCTGATTATTGGTCACCAATTGATCCAATTGACGCAGCATATCCTCCATTCTAGCATTTGATTGATCCAACCCCTGACCTTGCACCTTCAATGCCGATTGCCAATCAATTCGATCTTGCTGCTGTTTCTGGGCAATTTCCCCCAAAGTTGCTTGAATGTTGATCATGTCTTCCTGAACATGCTTCAATTTGGCCTCCAAAGATTGCAAAGAGTCGTCCAATTGATTCTCAGAACTGCGTGTAACCTTGTTGTTCACCATTGTTGCAGTATGGAAGCTTTACCCAAGAAGGAAGTCTGATACCACTTGCAATGTACTAGAATTATGTCGCAAACTTGATATGAATTCCAGGAATTAATTCGAGGAAAACTGGAAACAACTATAGGATTCTTGAAATGGAAGAGAATCGAATTGTTGTTATTATTCCTGACAATCGAATGATTACACGATTTACAGAAATTACAGAAGGTTTAAAGAGAGAAAGCCAGAAAGAAATGTTTGTGGatgatgatgaatgaatgaattctaACAATCTCTAACAACCTATTTAAAGACTTGCTTAACTTTTTTTCCCGCCAAAATTCTCTAACTGAATCTGTTAGAGCTTGGGTTTTCCAGCTGGTTGCCAACTGTCACCAGCTCTTATTTATTCTAAATTCCCTTTATTACACATTTTTTAAGCCAAGGGTATGCAAATGAAAATCTATGGATAAGTATTTCGATGAGCTTTATCTactgaaaaaataaattaaatagatTCATGTTGATGAACTTTGATTATATTAGGCTATATggttaaaataattaaaataaagataaaatCAATGGAAAATCCCTCTAAATCTTAATGAAACAATGAAATCATGTTGCGAATTTGACTCGCTACTAAAATACATTTATAGTTGTCAAAAATTTACTTTAAAAATATTAATTGGGAAACAAATATTTGTTTCATTATGCAGTGATAAATAGTTCATACTAATAttatttagggttattttatGGGAATAATCCAATCTATACCTcgtcttctcatattaatccgaCCTATGATTTAACCGAGAATAATCTGAACTATACCCTCATTTTTCTCACAATGCTACAAGTAACCGGATACCTATTGTTTAGGTTATActtcaaaaaacaaaaacaaaaaaacaaaaaaatcgtTAATCCTGTTAATCTGTGATAACCTCCAACTTTTAAAGTCATCCCCTCCACCTACTGACTTCCCCATCACCAACCACAAACACTAAAACCACTGTCACAATATCTCCGTCCTTCCTCTCTGCAACCGGACTGCGCGCAACCACCAACGCCCCTTCCTCACTTCGTCACCACCAAACTAACCTGAGTTTATCCTTGGTTGCACTCCGCCTAGCAACCTAACCTTCCTCGCCTAGCCACAAATACACCAAACTTAAATTAACTTCAAATCACCATCATATTTAATTCAAACATTCGTCAAAAATCAGATTAAAACAATAAATCTCATCAAATTCCCATTCAAATCTCACTTTCTACATCTTCAAATTAATCTCGATATcaataatcaaatttctatatTTGTACATTATGTAGCCTCTCGAAAACCCCACATTTCGTTCCCTATTTTAATGGGGATTTCGGTCTTCTTCGAATTTACCCTCTTTAGGGTCAGAAATTGAAGACCCATTTTAATTGGTCTTCCCTCATTGCAAAAATACCTGATTAAGTAAAAGTTCGTATATGCCTTGATTCCTTTACGAAGTTGATGGATGATTCAAGTGCTCAGCTTTTGGATATTAGAGATGACAAGAGTTTGAGTTTTCTTGTTTCACCTAATTTAAGAATTTTAGCAAGGTTTTTATTTAGATCTCTTTACTGGTTTCATGAACCCAGTACTACTTCATCTTGttttttttccagttttttttgtattattgttaatttcttgtCTGCTGTGAGAAATTAACAAGGTTGTTAAAATGGCGAATATGCGAGTTAAAATATGGTGGTGTAAATGATTGATGAAGGGGAAAGGTGGTTGGCTATGTGGGTTCAGGGTACCAGATAAGTGGTGGATTGGTAATTGATGATGGCGATTGTTGATGAAGGAGGTTGAACTGTTGAAGGAGGAGGATGAAGGGAAAAAAAATAGAGTGACCTGATGGGTTACCTGATTTCATAGGTCAAAACCGACCTAAGTGCAATATGAGCAAAGAAAGGCAATAGAAtggtttattttgagttaaattgAAGTTCGGATTAATATAAGGAGAggtatagtttggattattcctatAAAATAACCCTATTATTTATCGGCATAGCCGTCTTAGCATAGTGGTTGACATATATATTTCAACTAATACTATTTACCAACATAACCAGCCGTCTTAGCTCAGTGGTAGTAAGGTTAACTCATTAGTTTCTATCCGTTGATTTGgtttaacatccatctgatgtatagtAAGGTTATGAATGGCAGCTCAAGTTATCTAACCGATTTTT from Silene latifolia isolate original U9 population chromosome 10, ASM4854445v1, whole genome shotgun sequence encodes:
- the LOC141607104 gene encoding uncharacterized protein LOC141607104, translating into MVNNKVTRSSENQLDDSLQSLEAKLKHVQEDMINIQATLGEIAQKQQQDRIDWQSALKVQGQGLDQSNARMEDMLRQLDQLVTNNQGNNHRGILNGGIQINPNPNSNFARFSKIEFPKFWGDDIQGWLYKVEQVFEVDSTSGNIRVKLVSIHLEGKALLWHQSLMKTRPIGDWPTWSDYKAAILLRFGTSPYDDPTAEIMNLRQKGSVENYQDQFDSILNRTDLTEKQAISCFLKGLDTDIQSTNSPSFTPNFFSTTQHSNNSTKNAFQKIKSAELSKKEVQERRAKNLYFNCNETWAPNHKCTTQLHSIQVLTLEADEGDGSDSGEGLAEGLEQSVQSVQYWQEDTVPPLISLNVIHGNASYQTMRVTGKMKGNPIHILIDSGSTHNFLDTTTTHKLGCQIKSTCPFMVTVANGETIISKSMCQGFKWHIQGHGFATDVKLVPLGGCEMVLGIQWLESLGPVLWDFKQIRMEFTVQKRKHVLRGCQSRTLQWVSAKQMQTTLAKQPPGAQLFAMRAYPLLECTNMEGSYVDPIIQGLLQEFEDVFKEPTTLPQHREHDHQIHIKEGIAPVNLRPYRYPVVQKDAIEQIVNEMLEPGVVRPSQSPFSFPIVMVKKKDGTWRLCVDYRELNKSIIRDTFPMPVIEELLDELHGAAIFSKIDLRSGYWQIRMHPRDIPKTAFRTHEGHYEFLVMPFGLTNAPSTFQHLMNSIFKPYLRKFILVFFDDILIYSKDITQHVQHLRLAFEILRQHTLFAKMSKCSFGSTSIEYLGYIICDKGVSTAQPRFKPWWSGLYLKISRN